One genomic region from Anolis sagrei isolate rAnoSag1 chromosome 7, rAnoSag1.mat, whole genome shotgun sequence encodes:
- the SCN3B gene encoding sodium channel regulatory subunit beta-3 produces the protein MAALTKVAYASSLLAVLWVGVCSAVCVEVPSEKQAVQGSRMKLMCISCMKREEVSANTVVKWFYKAEGGQDIPIYEYRNEKRELDSRFRGRLQWNGSADMQDVSISVLNISLNDSGIYTCNITREFNFEGHRPLYTRTTLIHLTVLEDAGEDVTSIVSQVMMYILLIFLTLWLLVEMVYCYRKVSKAEEAAQENATDYLAIPSENKENCAVPVEE, from the exons ATGGCTGCCCTGACCAAAGTAGCCTATGCTTCTTCCCTGCTGGCTGTGCTCTGGG TCGGCGTCTGCTCCGCAGTTTGCGTTGAAGTGCCATCGGAGAAGCAGGCAGTGCAGGGTTCACGCATGAAGCTCATGTGCATCTCCTGCATGAAGCGAGAAGAGGTTTCCGCCAACACGGTGGTCAAATGGTTCTACAAGGCTGAAGGGGGCCAAGATATTCCT ATCTATGAGTACAGAAATGAGAAGCGGGAACTTGACAGCCGCTTCCGTGGCCGGCTCCAGTGGAATGGCAGCGCCGACATGCAGGACGTGTCCATCTCCGTACTCAACATCAGCCTGAATGATTCAGGGATCTACACCTGCAACATCACTCGGGAGTTCAACTTTGAGGGCCATCGTCCGCTCTATACCCGAACGACGCTGATCCACCTCACAGTACTAGAGGATG CTGGGGAAGATGTCACATCCATTGTCTCTCAAGTAATGATGTATATTCTCTTGATCTTCCTTACTTTGTGGCTGCTCGTAGAAATGGTTTACTGCTATAGGAAAGTCTCCAAAGCAGAAGAAGCTGCCCAGGAAAATGC GACGGATTACCTCGCCATTCCATcggaaaataaagaaaattgtGCTGTGCCTGTGGAGGAATAA